A single genomic interval of Asterias amurensis chromosome 1, ASM3211899v1 harbors:
- the LOC139942322 gene encoding uncharacterized protein isoform X2, giving the protein MTVNAQRLRELPGNDRCADCQDCDCPHCGFPDAIWACEELGIMVCEECMSMHQMLTKSKFKSVICQDWTEESYQNMASTNNNVSKEIYENSLSPAFKKPTRCFDVNFRRQWIISKYIRREFSSPDNLPNYTLGKKCGYLWKRGRDGGVFLRRWFVLDSSGKGKLRYYTDANEQNLRGEISLFQMNMVLASEEKIGHPNGLQLIFPETKGQNTRLIYLYAELAKDMVEWYQAVRCLKFRIKKETRVEKDEEIISRILRYDILKEGYLLKTGAKGKEAFRKRWIVLDPLCLMYFKDPLDANPKGTIPMKAGYSLIMNGQLDPENRGYHFFLKTPGRIYHFIAESDHERKAWFQAIHSACNKASGGHHHKPCASPSVPRKPTMQIPAVPQQDKPKAAPSKFLSDPALKSDPIVDKVESADNDDSFKLSSPFSGVRPSTRPRPAETLKDYHHRHGPGHSPQGRYQPGAELIKQPAIEVIEDDYLEFIPPDSDSEESSEEDEDENAEPHYIEMEGESVVMMRTVDMIGMTTKQLSTHLKVPPGALSQSISCTMCVSLIWNTLPTLPNSEGYVAVCPVVSCCSMPRNVKMIQPFALEIQHSAILKDVKTSAPKVWHLAKEPGKFSKWEAVESGGSSLSCRATDRNVIVSTTKTGCFCVMFPQGSVLGKMVRCMTYMSREEEEDHLVVRVYFFDDNGSDDALHEIQRRENSYSGRLCDISGSFFLPYSQDDILLKLTDFEGMHMYLGSDEPMKVSAHELWHKLLMCYMVEVVKTDSVGQCSISVWHPTEQEKLTQMNLHYSNEKKFSVVAPMPYMQAPLSPLQAVPTRFHQAVTRVSSAPLSPTNEKPCLIANRSRDHRHARSIPCRSTKPADDLPYNSSLGQNQLPFLVKRDLFLLLDPKVKTGKDWRMLASQLGMDAMINSFDMQINPTMEVLKIFEIMDRPIKELEDHLRYMDRNDAADIIKVHLEKNLKVIKPVVNVETK; this is encoded by the exons ATGACAGTCAACGCGCAGAGGTTACGAGAACTGCCGGGGAATGATCGATGTGCTGATTGCCAAGATTGCGACTGCCCACACTGCGGTTTTCCAG ATGCAATTTGGGCGTGCGAAGAACTTGGAATCATGGTGTGCGAGGAGTGCATGAGCATGCATCAAATGCTGACCAAATCCAAGTTCAAATCAGTCATATGCCAAGACTGGACAGAGGAAAGCTACCAG AATATGGCATCAACCAACAACAACGTCTCCAAGGAGATATATGAGAATTCACTTTCCCCCGCCTTCAAGAAACCTACACGCTGCTTTGATGT GAATTTTCGTCGGCAATGGATCATATCTAAATACATCCGTCGTGAGTTTTCATCTCCAGACAATCTCCCCAATTATACACTCGGTAAAAAATGCGGTTATCTGTGGAAACGTGGACGAGATGGTGGTGTGTTCTTGAGACGTTGGTTTGTCTTGGACTCGTCAGGAAAAGGGAAGCTTCGCTACTACACAGATGCAAAT GAGCAGAATTTGCGTGGTGAGATATCACTCTTCCAGATGAACATGGTACTAGCCTCCGAGGAGAAGATTGGCCATCCCAATGGTCTGCAACTCATCTTCCCTGAGACAAAGGGTCAAAATACTCGGCTGATTTATCTTTACGCTGAGCTGGCTAAG GATATGGTTGAGTGGTACCAAGCTGTCCGAtgcctcaagtttagaatcaaGAAAGAGACACGTGTAGAAAAAGACGAAGAAATT ATTTCCCGTATTTTGCGGTATGACATCTTGAAGGAAGGCTACCTTCTGAAAACGGGGGCAAAGGGCAAGGAAGCCTTCCGGAAACGCTGGATAGTTCTGGATCCGCTGTGTCTCATGTACTTCAAAGATCCTCTG GATGCTAATCCCAAGGGTACCATCCCAATGAAAGCGGGTTACTCTCTCATCATGAATGGACAGCTAGACCCTGAGAATCGTGGTTATCACTTCTTCCTCAAGACGCCCGGCCGCATTTATCATTTCATCGCTGAAAGTGACCACGAACGTAAAGCATGGTTTCAAGCCATACACTCTGCCTGCAACAAAGCCAGCGGAG GTCATCATCATAAACCTTGTGCATCGCCTTCAGTTCCCAGAAAACCCACCATGCAAATACCAGCCGTGCCGCAGCAAGACAAACCCAAAGCAGCACCAAGTAAATTCCTATCCGATCCCGCGCTGAAGAGCGACCCCATTGTTGACAAAGTGGAGTCGGCGGATAACGATGACAGTTTTAAACTCTCCTCACCCTTCAGCGGAGTCCGGCCCAGCACGAGGCCCCGACCCGCAGAGACTCTGAAGGACTACCATCATCGGCACGGACCGGGACATTCTCCGCAGGGCCGCTACCAACCCGGGGCGGAGCTGATCAAACAGCCTGCCATTGAGGTGATTGAGGATGACTACCTCGAGTTTATCCCGCCCGATTCAGATTCCGAGGAGAGCTCCgaagaagacgaagacgaaAACGCCGAACCTCACTACATTGAAATGGAAGGCGAGAGTGTCGTCATGATGCGGACGGTTGATATGATCGGCATGACAACCAAGCAGCTCTCCACGCATCTAAAGGTTCCCCCGGGGGCGCTATCGCAATCCATTAGTTGCACCATGTGCGTAAGTTTGATCTGGAACACCTTGCCGACGCTCCCGAATTCGGAGGGATATGTCGCAGTGTGTCCCGTTGTGAGTTGCTGCAGCATGCCTAGGAATGTGAAGATGATACAGCCATTCGCGCTGGAGATACAGCATAGTGCCATTCTGAAGGATGTGAAAACAAGTGCACCTAAAGTCTGGCATCTCGCTAAAGAACCTG GAAAGTTCTCTAAGTGGGAGGCAGTTGAGAGTGGTGGATCCAGCCTCTCTTGCAGGGCTACCGATCGTAACGTCATCGTCTCAACAACTAAAACTGGCTGTTTCTGCGTCATGTTCCCTCAGGGGAGCGTCCTTGGGAAGATGGTGAGATGTATGACGTATATGTCCAGAGAGGAGGAGGAAGACCACTTAGTCGTCAGGGTCTACTTCTTTGATGACAATGGTAGTGACGATGCTCTTCAT GAGATCCAGAGACGTGAGAATTCCTACAGCGGGCGTCTTTGTGACATTTCCGGCTCGTTCTTCCTGCCCTACTCTCAAGATGACATTCTCTTGAAGCTGACTGACTTTGAAGGAATGCATATGTACTTGGGCTCTGATGAACCAATG AAAGTGAGTGCTCATGAGTTATGGCACAAGCTGTTGATGTGTTACATGGTGGAGGTTGTGAAGACTGACTCTGTTGGTCAGTGCAGTATCAGTGTCTGGCACCCAACGGAACAAGAGAAACTCACTCAGATGAATCTACACTACTCAAACGAG AAAAAGTTTTCAGTGGTAGCGCCGATGCCCTATATGCAAGCCCCATTGTCTCCGCTTCAAGCTGTTCCAACGAGGTTCCACCAGGCTGTGACGCGTGTTTCATCGGCACCCCTGTCTCCGACCAATGAGAAACCTTGTCTCATCGCAAACAGATCACGTGACCACCGCCACGCCCGTTCCATACCATGCCGCAGCACCAAACCCGCAGACGATCTCCCTTACAACAGCTCCCTCGGGCAGAACCAACTTCCGTTTCTCGTGAAGCGCGACTTGTTCCTCCTTCTTGATCCGAAGGTGAAGACCGGGAAAGACTGGCGTATGCTCGCCAGTCAACTCGGCATGGACGCCATGATTAACTccttcgatatgcaaattaacCCCACCATGGAGGTACTGAAGATATTTGAGATCATGGATCGACCAATCAAGGAGTTGGAAGATCATCTGCGATACATGGATAGAAACGACGCCGCTGACATAATCAAAGTACATCTGGAGAAAAACCTGAAGGTAATCAAACCAGTAGTAAAcgtggaaacaaaataa
- the LOC139942322 gene encoding uncharacterized protein isoform X1 — translation MTVNAQRLRELPGNDRCADCQDCDCPHCGFPDAIWACEELGIMVCEECMSMHQMLTKSKFKSVICQDWTEESYQNMASTNNNVSKEIYENSLSPAFKKPTRCFDVNFRRQWIISKYIRREFSSPDNLPNYTLGKKCGYLWKRGRDGGVFLRRWFVLDSSGKGKLRYYTDANEQNLRGEISLFQMNMVLASEEKIGHPNGLQLIFPETKGQNTRLIYLYAELAKDMVEWYQAVRCLKFRIKKETRVEKDEEIISRILRYDILKEGYLLKTGAKGKEAFRKRWIVLDPLCLMYFKDPLDANPKGTIPMKAGYSLIMNGQLDPENRGYHFFLKTPGRIYHFIAESDHERKAWFQAIHSACNKASGGHHHKPCASPSVPRKPTMQIPAVPQQDKPKAAPSKFLSDPALKSDPIVDKVESADNDDSFKLSSPFSGVRPSTRPRPAETLKDYHHRHGPGHSPQGRYQPGAELIKQPAIEVIEDDYLEFIPPDSDSEESSEEDEDENAEPHYIEMEGESVVMMRTVDMIGMTTKQLSTHLKVPPGALSQSISCTMCVSLIWNTLPTLPNSEGYVAVCPVVSCCSMPRNVKMIQPFALEIQHSAILKDVKTSAPKVWHLAKEPGKFSKWEAVESGGSSLSCRATDRNVIVSTTKTGCFCVMFPQGSVLGKMVRCMTYMSREEEEDHLVVRVYFFDDNGSDDALHEIQRRENSYSGRLCDISGSFFLPYSQDDILLKLTDFEGMHMYLGSDEPMKVSAHELWHKLLMCYMVEVVKTDSVGQCSISVWHPTEQEKLTQMNLHYSNEKISTESLKMRLIIKKFSVVAPMPYMQAPLSPLQAVPTRFHQAVTRVSSAPLSPTNEKPCLIANRSRDHRHARSIPCRSTKPADDLPYNSSLGQNQLPFLVKRDLFLLLDPKVKTGKDWRMLASQLGMDAMINSFDMQINPTMEVLKIFEIMDRPIKELEDHLRYMDRNDAADIIKVHLEKNLKVIKPVVNVETK, via the exons ATGACAGTCAACGCGCAGAGGTTACGAGAACTGCCGGGGAATGATCGATGTGCTGATTGCCAAGATTGCGACTGCCCACACTGCGGTTTTCCAG ATGCAATTTGGGCGTGCGAAGAACTTGGAATCATGGTGTGCGAGGAGTGCATGAGCATGCATCAAATGCTGACCAAATCCAAGTTCAAATCAGTCATATGCCAAGACTGGACAGAGGAAAGCTACCAG AATATGGCATCAACCAACAACAACGTCTCCAAGGAGATATATGAGAATTCACTTTCCCCCGCCTTCAAGAAACCTACACGCTGCTTTGATGT GAATTTTCGTCGGCAATGGATCATATCTAAATACATCCGTCGTGAGTTTTCATCTCCAGACAATCTCCCCAATTATACACTCGGTAAAAAATGCGGTTATCTGTGGAAACGTGGACGAGATGGTGGTGTGTTCTTGAGACGTTGGTTTGTCTTGGACTCGTCAGGAAAAGGGAAGCTTCGCTACTACACAGATGCAAAT GAGCAGAATTTGCGTGGTGAGATATCACTCTTCCAGATGAACATGGTACTAGCCTCCGAGGAGAAGATTGGCCATCCCAATGGTCTGCAACTCATCTTCCCTGAGACAAAGGGTCAAAATACTCGGCTGATTTATCTTTACGCTGAGCTGGCTAAG GATATGGTTGAGTGGTACCAAGCTGTCCGAtgcctcaagtttagaatcaaGAAAGAGACACGTGTAGAAAAAGACGAAGAAATT ATTTCCCGTATTTTGCGGTATGACATCTTGAAGGAAGGCTACCTTCTGAAAACGGGGGCAAAGGGCAAGGAAGCCTTCCGGAAACGCTGGATAGTTCTGGATCCGCTGTGTCTCATGTACTTCAAAGATCCTCTG GATGCTAATCCCAAGGGTACCATCCCAATGAAAGCGGGTTACTCTCTCATCATGAATGGACAGCTAGACCCTGAGAATCGTGGTTATCACTTCTTCCTCAAGACGCCCGGCCGCATTTATCATTTCATCGCTGAAAGTGACCACGAACGTAAAGCATGGTTTCAAGCCATACACTCTGCCTGCAACAAAGCCAGCGGAG GTCATCATCATAAACCTTGTGCATCGCCTTCAGTTCCCAGAAAACCCACCATGCAAATACCAGCCGTGCCGCAGCAAGACAAACCCAAAGCAGCACCAAGTAAATTCCTATCCGATCCCGCGCTGAAGAGCGACCCCATTGTTGACAAAGTGGAGTCGGCGGATAACGATGACAGTTTTAAACTCTCCTCACCCTTCAGCGGAGTCCGGCCCAGCACGAGGCCCCGACCCGCAGAGACTCTGAAGGACTACCATCATCGGCACGGACCGGGACATTCTCCGCAGGGCCGCTACCAACCCGGGGCGGAGCTGATCAAACAGCCTGCCATTGAGGTGATTGAGGATGACTACCTCGAGTTTATCCCGCCCGATTCAGATTCCGAGGAGAGCTCCgaagaagacgaagacgaaAACGCCGAACCTCACTACATTGAAATGGAAGGCGAGAGTGTCGTCATGATGCGGACGGTTGATATGATCGGCATGACAACCAAGCAGCTCTCCACGCATCTAAAGGTTCCCCCGGGGGCGCTATCGCAATCCATTAGTTGCACCATGTGCGTAAGTTTGATCTGGAACACCTTGCCGACGCTCCCGAATTCGGAGGGATATGTCGCAGTGTGTCCCGTTGTGAGTTGCTGCAGCATGCCTAGGAATGTGAAGATGATACAGCCATTCGCGCTGGAGATACAGCATAGTGCCATTCTGAAGGATGTGAAAACAAGTGCACCTAAAGTCTGGCATCTCGCTAAAGAACCTG GAAAGTTCTCTAAGTGGGAGGCAGTTGAGAGTGGTGGATCCAGCCTCTCTTGCAGGGCTACCGATCGTAACGTCATCGTCTCAACAACTAAAACTGGCTGTTTCTGCGTCATGTTCCCTCAGGGGAGCGTCCTTGGGAAGATGGTGAGATGTATGACGTATATGTCCAGAGAGGAGGAGGAAGACCACTTAGTCGTCAGGGTCTACTTCTTTGATGACAATGGTAGTGACGATGCTCTTCAT GAGATCCAGAGACGTGAGAATTCCTACAGCGGGCGTCTTTGTGACATTTCCGGCTCGTTCTTCCTGCCCTACTCTCAAGATGACATTCTCTTGAAGCTGACTGACTTTGAAGGAATGCATATGTACTTGGGCTCTGATGAACCAATG AAAGTGAGTGCTCATGAGTTATGGCACAAGCTGTTGATGTGTTACATGGTGGAGGTTGTGAAGACTGACTCTGTTGGTCAGTGCAGTATCAGTGTCTGGCACCCAACGGAACAAGAGAAACTCACTCAGATGAATCTACACTACTCAAACGAG AAAATCAGCACCGAGTCTTTAAAGATGAGATTGATAATC AAAAAGTTTTCAGTGGTAGCGCCGATGCCCTATATGCAAGCCCCATTGTCTCCGCTTCAAGCTGTTCCAACGAGGTTCCACCAGGCTGTGACGCGTGTTTCATCGGCACCCCTGTCTCCGACCAATGAGAAACCTTGTCTCATCGCAAACAGATCACGTGACCACCGCCACGCCCGTTCCATACCATGCCGCAGCACCAAACCCGCAGACGATCTCCCTTACAACAGCTCCCTCGGGCAGAACCAACTTCCGTTTCTCGTGAAGCGCGACTTGTTCCTCCTTCTTGATCCGAAGGTGAAGACCGGGAAAGACTGGCGTATGCTCGCCAGTCAACTCGGCATGGACGCCATGATTAACTccttcgatatgcaaattaacCCCACCATGGAGGTACTGAAGATATTTGAGATCATGGATCGACCAATCAAGGAGTTGGAAGATCATCTGCGATACATGGATAGAAACGACGCCGCTGACATAATCAAAGTACATCTGGAGAAAAACCTGAAGGTAATCAAACCAGTAGTAAAcgtggaaacaaaataa
- the LOC139942322 gene encoding uncharacterized protein isoform X3: MTVNAQRLRELPGNDRCADCQDCDCPHCGFPDAIWACEELGIMVCEECMSMHQMLTKSKFKSVICQDWTEESYQNMASTNNNVSKEIYENSLSPAFKKPTRCFDVNFRRQWIISKYIRREFSSPDNLPNYTLGKKCGYLWKRGRDGGVFLRRWFVLDSSGKGKLRYYTDANEQNLRGEISLFQMNMVLASEEKIGHPNGLQLIFPETKGQNTRLIYLYAELAKDMVEWYQAVRCLKFRIKKETRVEKDEEIISRILRYDILKEGYLLKTGAKGKEAFRKRWIVLDPLCLMYFKDPLDANPKGTIPMKAGYSLIMNGQLDPENRGYHFFLKTPGRIYHFIAESDHERKAWFQAIHSACNKASGGHHHKPCASPSVPRKPTMQIPAVPQQDKPKAAPSKFLSDPALKSDPIVDKVESADNDDSFKLSSPFSGVRPSTRPRPAETLKDYHHRHGPGHSPQGRYQPGAELIKQPAIEVIEDDYLEFIPPDSDSEESSEEDEDENAEPHYIEMEGESVVMMRTVDMIGMTTKQLSTHLKVPPGALSQSISCTMCVSLIWNTLPTLPNSEGYVAVCPVVSCCSMPRNVKMIQPFALEIQHSAILKDVKTSAPKVWHLAKEPGKFSKWEAVESGGSSLSCRATDRNVIVSTTKTGCFCVMFPQGSVLGKMVRCMTYMSREEEEDHLVVRVYFFDDNGSDDALHEIQRRENSYSGRLCDISGSFFLPYSQDDILLKLTDFEGMHMYLGSDEPMKVSAHELWHKLLMCYMVEVVKTDSVGQCSISVWHPTEQEKLTQMNLHYSNEFLKVQSSLVIYRRSSSAVTAGGKLVKRNRIRSKSFQW; the protein is encoded by the exons ATGACAGTCAACGCGCAGAGGTTACGAGAACTGCCGGGGAATGATCGATGTGCTGATTGCCAAGATTGCGACTGCCCACACTGCGGTTTTCCAG ATGCAATTTGGGCGTGCGAAGAACTTGGAATCATGGTGTGCGAGGAGTGCATGAGCATGCATCAAATGCTGACCAAATCCAAGTTCAAATCAGTCATATGCCAAGACTGGACAGAGGAAAGCTACCAG AATATGGCATCAACCAACAACAACGTCTCCAAGGAGATATATGAGAATTCACTTTCCCCCGCCTTCAAGAAACCTACACGCTGCTTTGATGT GAATTTTCGTCGGCAATGGATCATATCTAAATACATCCGTCGTGAGTTTTCATCTCCAGACAATCTCCCCAATTATACACTCGGTAAAAAATGCGGTTATCTGTGGAAACGTGGACGAGATGGTGGTGTGTTCTTGAGACGTTGGTTTGTCTTGGACTCGTCAGGAAAAGGGAAGCTTCGCTACTACACAGATGCAAAT GAGCAGAATTTGCGTGGTGAGATATCACTCTTCCAGATGAACATGGTACTAGCCTCCGAGGAGAAGATTGGCCATCCCAATGGTCTGCAACTCATCTTCCCTGAGACAAAGGGTCAAAATACTCGGCTGATTTATCTTTACGCTGAGCTGGCTAAG GATATGGTTGAGTGGTACCAAGCTGTCCGAtgcctcaagtttagaatcaaGAAAGAGACACGTGTAGAAAAAGACGAAGAAATT ATTTCCCGTATTTTGCGGTATGACATCTTGAAGGAAGGCTACCTTCTGAAAACGGGGGCAAAGGGCAAGGAAGCCTTCCGGAAACGCTGGATAGTTCTGGATCCGCTGTGTCTCATGTACTTCAAAGATCCTCTG GATGCTAATCCCAAGGGTACCATCCCAATGAAAGCGGGTTACTCTCTCATCATGAATGGACAGCTAGACCCTGAGAATCGTGGTTATCACTTCTTCCTCAAGACGCCCGGCCGCATTTATCATTTCATCGCTGAAAGTGACCACGAACGTAAAGCATGGTTTCAAGCCATACACTCTGCCTGCAACAAAGCCAGCGGAG GTCATCATCATAAACCTTGTGCATCGCCTTCAGTTCCCAGAAAACCCACCATGCAAATACCAGCCGTGCCGCAGCAAGACAAACCCAAAGCAGCACCAAGTAAATTCCTATCCGATCCCGCGCTGAAGAGCGACCCCATTGTTGACAAAGTGGAGTCGGCGGATAACGATGACAGTTTTAAACTCTCCTCACCCTTCAGCGGAGTCCGGCCCAGCACGAGGCCCCGACCCGCAGAGACTCTGAAGGACTACCATCATCGGCACGGACCGGGACATTCTCCGCAGGGCCGCTACCAACCCGGGGCGGAGCTGATCAAACAGCCTGCCATTGAGGTGATTGAGGATGACTACCTCGAGTTTATCCCGCCCGATTCAGATTCCGAGGAGAGCTCCgaagaagacgaagacgaaAACGCCGAACCTCACTACATTGAAATGGAAGGCGAGAGTGTCGTCATGATGCGGACGGTTGATATGATCGGCATGACAACCAAGCAGCTCTCCACGCATCTAAAGGTTCCCCCGGGGGCGCTATCGCAATCCATTAGTTGCACCATGTGCGTAAGTTTGATCTGGAACACCTTGCCGACGCTCCCGAATTCGGAGGGATATGTCGCAGTGTGTCCCGTTGTGAGTTGCTGCAGCATGCCTAGGAATGTGAAGATGATACAGCCATTCGCGCTGGAGATACAGCATAGTGCCATTCTGAAGGATGTGAAAACAAGTGCACCTAAAGTCTGGCATCTCGCTAAAGAACCTG GAAAGTTCTCTAAGTGGGAGGCAGTTGAGAGTGGTGGATCCAGCCTCTCTTGCAGGGCTACCGATCGTAACGTCATCGTCTCAACAACTAAAACTGGCTGTTTCTGCGTCATGTTCCCTCAGGGGAGCGTCCTTGGGAAGATGGTGAGATGTATGACGTATATGTCCAGAGAGGAGGAGGAAGACCACTTAGTCGTCAGGGTCTACTTCTTTGATGACAATGGTAGTGACGATGCTCTTCAT GAGATCCAGAGACGTGAGAATTCCTACAGCGGGCGTCTTTGTGACATTTCCGGCTCGTTCTTCCTGCCCTACTCTCAAGATGACATTCTCTTGAAGCTGACTGACTTTGAAGGAATGCATATGTACTTGGGCTCTGATGAACCAATG AAAGTGAGTGCTCATGAGTTATGGCACAAGCTGTTGATGTGTTACATGGTGGAGGTTGTGAAGACTGACTCTGTTGGTCAGTGCAGTATCAGTGTCTGGCACCCAACGGAACAAGAGAAACTCACTCAGATGAATCTACACTACTCAAACGAG TTTTTGAAAGTGCAGTCATCGCTAGTGATTTACAGGAGAAGTAGTTCTGCAGTGACTGCTGGTGGGAAGCTCGTAAAGAGAAACCGTATACGATC AAAAAGTTTTCAGTGGTAG